The Saccharomyces paradoxus chromosome VI, complete sequence genome includes a window with the following:
- the ROG3 gene encoding Rog3p (Alpha-arrestin involved in ubiquitin-dependent endocytosis~similar to YFR022W): MGFSNSKSTKKPLLFDIRLKNVDNDVILLKGPPHEAPSVLLSGCMVLSINEPMQVKSISLRLYGKIQIDVPLERPQNASSSSLSSSPPKIRKYNKVFYSHAWDNVNLKEYLSGLRGQSGLAGSSSSSNIIGTRQRAQSTSSLKSLKGSSTPHSCTLDKGNYEFPFSAILPGSLPESVESLPNCFVTYSMESVIERSKSYSDLICRKNIRVLRTISPAAVELSETVCVDNSWPNKVDYSISVPNKAVAIGSATPINISIVPLSKGLKLGSIKVVLFENYQYCDPFPPVISENRQVTELTLENPLNESSEEFGGSDCYVNNPFFQPDHSFQDKWEIDTILQIPNSLSNCVQDCDVRSNIKVRHKLKFFIILINTDGHKSELRASLPIQLFISPFVALSIKPLSSSNLYSLFSTTNQKDENSSQEEEEEYLFSRSASVTGLELLADMRNGAVPTISDLMTPPNYEMHVYDRLYSGSFNPTPAETSGICTPLGSECSATEDQQQDLEDLRIRLTKIRNQHDNLGLPASASSAAVSRSLSPLLNVPGQEDGIERSSSQSALGPNNSSLPGVHNNVSPVLLSRSPAPSVSVHEILPVPSGLNYPETQNLNKVPSYGKAMKYDIIGEDLPPSYPCAIQNVQPRKPSRVHSRNSSATLSSSIPNSFHSSSFMSNTASPISIINGSRSSSSGVSLNTLSELTSKTSNNPSSNSLKRSPTRRRASSLAGFMGGFLSKGSKR, from the coding sequence ATGGGCTTCAGTAATAGTAAATCAACTAAAAAGCCTTTGCTTTTTGATATCAGGCTTAAAAATGTTGATAACGATGTAATACTACTCAAAGGCCCCCCACACGAGGCTCCCTCAGTGCTTTTGTCTGGTTGTATGGTGTTATCTATCAATGAACCCATGCAAGTCAAAAGCATATCACTGAGACTTTACGGAAAGATACAAATAGACGTGCCATTAGAAAGACCTCAGAACGCTAGTTCTTCGTCGTTGTCTTCATCGCCGCCAAAGATCAGAAAGTACAACAAAGTTTTTTATAGTCACGCATGGGATAATGTTAACCTAAAGGAATATCTTAGTGGTTTAAGAGGGCAATCTGGTCTCGCAGGCAGTAGCTCATCAAGTAATATCATAGGAACCCGTCAAAGAGCTCAATCCACAAGTTCCTTGAAGTCTTTAAAGGGATCCTCCACACCACACTCATGTACTCTAGATAAGGGCAACTACGAATTTCCCTTTAGTGCCATTTTGCCTGGCTCGTTACCAGAGAGCGTAGAATCTTTACCAAATTGCTTCGTGACATATAGCATGGAATCTGTCATTGAACGCAGCAAAAGCTATAGTGATTTGATCTGTAGAAAAAACATTAGAGTTCTGAGGACTATTTCACCAGCTGCAGTGGAGTTATCAGAAACTGTTTGTGTAGATAACTCATGGCCCAACAAAGTGGATTATTCTATTTCAGTACCCAACAAAGCCGTAGCTATTGGTTCAGCCACCCCTATTAATATTTCTATTGTACCTCTTTCGAAAGGTTTGAAATTAGGCTCGATCAAAGTCGTActatttgaaaattatcaatACTGTGATCCTTTTCCTCCGGTAATCTCTGAAAATAGGCAAGTGACAGAACTAACTCTTGAGAACCCCCTGAACGAGTCATCTGAAGAATTTGGTGGTAGTGATTGCTATGTAAATaaccctttttttcagccTGATCATTCGTTTCAAGACAAATGGGAGATTGACACCATCCTGCAAATCCCGAACAGTTTATCAAATTGTGTTCAAGATTGCGACGTCCGCTCCAACATTAAGGTTCGCCATAAgctcaaatttttcatcatacTAATTAACACAGACGGTCATAAATCTGAGTTGAGAGCGTCTTTACCGAttcaactttttatttCGCCATTTGTGGCACTTTCAATCAAACCATTGTCATCTTCTAATCTATATTCACTTTTTAGCACCACTAAccaaaaagatgaaaactCATCacaagaagaggaagaagaatatcTGTTTTCTAGATCAGCATCTGTCACAGGGTTGGAATTATTGGCGGATATGCGTAACGGTGCTGTTCCTACGATTTCTGACTTAATGACACCTCCAAATTACGAAATGCATGTATATGATCGCCTTTATAGCGGTTCTTTCAACCCCACGCCTGCTGAAACGTCTGGAATCTGTACCCCTTTGGGAAGCGAATGTTCGGCTACTGAGGATCAGCAACAGGATTTAGAAGATTTGCGTATACGGTTaacaaaaattagaaaCCAACATGACAATCTAGGGCTACCGGCATCTGCCTCGTCTGCCGCCGTTTCCAGATCGCTGTCCCCATTACTAAACGTTCCGGGACAAGAGGATGGGATAGAGAGAAGCTCATCTCAGAGTGCTCTTGGTCCTAACAACAGTTCATTGCCGGGAGTACACAATAACGTATCACCTGTTTTGCTTTCCAGGTCACCAGCCCCAAGCGTGTCAGTACATGAAATATTACCAGTACCTTCGGGCTTAAATTATCCGGAGACCCAAAACTTGAACAAGGTTCCATCGTATGGTAAGGCAATGAAATATGACATCATTGGTGAAGACCTTCCTCCTTCCTACCCTTGTGCAATACAAAATGTGCAACCAAGAAAACCCAGCAGAGTACATTCTAGGAACTCTTCGGCAACATTGTCATCTTCCATACCAAATAGCTTCCATTCCTCTAGTTTTATGAGTAACACTGCTTCCCCTATCTCGATAATTAATGGCTCTAGAAGTAGTTCTAGTGGTGTGTCTCTTAACACACTTAGTGAATTaacttcaaaaacttcaaataATCCATCCAGTAATAGTCTCAAAAGGTCACCCACAAGACGGAGGGCTAGTTCTTTAGCCGGATTTATGGGGGGGTTTCTATCAAAGGGTAGCAAACGATAG
- the CSS2 gene encoding Css2p (similar to YFR020W), whose product MWSYFRFLLFFVGLMTCYTHELSATVNVSTNGIAVQVKGATLNSRAYYENSTDLIAREDQSDWLTDFTALSLTNTTGMDTDPDSTFIKGEDLQECIDMSECSWIAQRNNSRPCWHWEIPASFLKAVYDIFMMTNMGNCAVVAGNVGSFYYKYYPIEPNCNSTIHKKTITDAIQQVLKQSKDGYLRNAYFFRVNRDGLKQGDILFGTTVSIWFTVPKGDQYRGFIDIGCSRLQSPCSSSSQEEST is encoded by the coding sequence ATGTGGAGCTATTTTCGcttcttattatttttcgtTGGCCTCATGACTTGTTATACACATGAGCTCTCTGCCACAGTTAATGTAAGTACTAATGGGATAGCTGTCCAAGTTAAGGGAGCTACCCTCAATTCGAGAGCTTATTATGAGAACAGCACTGATTTAATCGCACGCGAAGATCAATCTGATTGGTTAACAGATTTTACAGCATTATCCCTCACTAATACTACAGGAATGGACACCGACCCTGACTCCACGTTTATTAAAGGTGAAGATCTCCAGGAATGCATTGATATGTCGGAATGCTCATGGATTGCTCAGCGAAATAATTCGCGTCCTTGCTGGCATTGGGAGATTCCTGCcagttttttgaaagcAGTCTATGATATATTCATGATGACTAATATGGGCAATTGCGCAGTTGTGGCTGGTAATGTGGGCAGTTTTTATTATAAGTACTATCCTATTGAACCTAACTGCAATTCGACCATACACAAGAAGACGATTACCGATGCTATACAACAAGTACTTAAGCAATCCAAAGATGGTTATCTCCGCAACGCATATTTCTTCCGTGTCAACCGTGACGGATTGAAGCAGGGCGACATCTTATTTGGAACTACAGTCTCTATTTGGTTTACTGTCCCCAAAGGGGACCAATATAGAGGTTTCATAGATATCGGTTGCAGTAGGCTACAGTCACCGTGTAGTTCTTCATCACAGGAAGAGAGTACATAG
- the ATG18 gene encoding phosphoinositide binding protein ATG18 (Phosphoinositide binding protein~similar to YFR021W): MSDSSPTINFINFNQTGTCISLGTSKGFKIFNCEPFGKFYSEDSGGYAIVEMLFSTSLLALVGIGDQPALSPRRLRIINTKKHSIICEVTFPTSILSVKMNKSRLVVLLQEQIYIYDINTMRLLHTIETNPNPRGLMAMSPSVANSYLVYPSPPKVINSEIKAHATTNNITLSVGGNTETSFKRDQQDAGHNDTNDVDQYSSFTKRDDTDPTSSNGGNSSIIKNGDVIVFNLETLQPTMVIEAHKGEIAAMAISFDGTLMATASDKGTIIRVFDIETGDKIYQFRRGTYATRIYSISFSKDSQYLAVTGSSKTVHIFKLGHSMSNNRLDSDDSNMEEAAADDSSLDTNSIDALSDEENSIRLAREPYVDASRKTMGRMIRYSSQKLSRRAARTLGQIFPIKVTSLLESSRHFASLKLPIETNSHVMTISSIGSPIDIDTSEYPELFETGSSAGTESYHEPIMKMVPIRVVSSDGYLYNFVMDPERGGDCLILSQYSILMD; the protein is encoded by the coding sequence ATGTCTGATTCATCACCCACTATCAACTTTATTAATTTCAATCAAACCGGAACGTGTATCTCCCTTGGAACATCGAAAGGttttaaaatattcaattgTGAGCCCTTCGGAAAATTTTATTCAGAGGACAGTGGTGGCTATGCTATCGTCGAGATGCTATTCTCCACGTCGCTACTGGCTCTGGTTGGGATAGGCGATCAGCCTGCGCTTTCACCAAGGAGATTGCGTATAATAAACACGAAAAAACATTCTATTATCTGTGAGGTGACTTTCCCCACTTCTATTCTCAGTGTGAAGATGAACAAGTCTCGATTGGTGGTGCTTTTACAAGAGcaaatttatatttatgATATCAACACCATGAGATTATTGCATACTATAGAAACGAACCCCAACCCACGTGGCCTTATGGCTATGTCTCCTTCAGTAGCTAACAGCTATTTAGTGTATCCATCACCACCGAAAGTGATTAACTCAGAAATCAAGGCACATGCCACTACCAACAATATCACATTGTCAGTTGGTGGCAACACAGAGACTAGTTTCAAGAGAGACCAGCAAGACGCTGGTCATAATGATACTAACGACGTGGATCAGTATTCAAGCTTTACTAAGAGGGACGATACGGATCCAACAAGCAGCAACGGCGGTAACAGCAGTATAATAAAGAATGGTGACGTGATTGTATTCAACTTGGAGACATTACAACCCACTATGGTCATCGAAGCTCATAAGGGTGAGATTGCTGCAATGGCAATCAGTTTTGATGGGACGCTGATGGCTACAGCCTCTGATAAAGGTACTATAATCAGGGTGTTTGACATTGAAACGGGTGATAAGATCTACCAATTCAGGAGAGGGACGTACGCGACAAGAATTTACTCCATATCATTCAGCAAAGATAGTCAGTACTTGGCGGTTACGGGCTCTTCCAAAACTGTGCATATCTTCAAATTAGGGCATTCCATGAGCAACAATAGATTAGACAGCGATGATAGTAATATGGAGGAAGCTGCAGCCGATGATTCATCACTGGATACCAATAGTATCGATGCGTTGAGTGACGAGGAAAACTCGATAAGACTCGCAAGAGAACCGTATGTGGATGCGTCAAGAAAAACAATGGGCAGGATGATACGTTACTCTTCTCAAAAGTTATCCCGAAGGGCTGCGAGAACATTGGGACAGATCTTCCCCATCAAAGTTACCTCGCTACTGGAATCCTCGCGCCATTTTGCGTCTTTAAAACTTCCCATTGAAACAAATTCTCATGTGATGACCATATCAAGTATAGGCTCTCCTATAGATATAGACACATCCGAGTATCCGGAACTCTTTGAAACAGGTAGTTCCGCAGGTACAGAGTCCTACCATGAACCTATTATGAAGATGGTCCCCATCAGAGTAGTTTCCTCGGACGGATACCTTTACAACTTTGTCATGGACCCGGAGAGGGGCGGCGATTGCTTAATACTATCACAATATTCCATTTTGATGGATTGA
- the PES4 gene encoding Pes4p (Poly(A) binding protein, suppressor of DNA polymerase epsilon mutation~similar to YFR023W), producing the protein MYSISNKKPSILSMVPLNILKNQDLKVKKEQEKKISFNPVVTPIRPDDYHEKSSRSSSSSHSDSPEFLRINNNKSCHKNGKLKVFESKKLVPLFIGDLHESVTEETLKGIFKKYPSFVSAKVCLDSVTKKSLGHGYLNFEDKEEAEKAMEELNYTEVNGKEIRIMPSLRNTTFRKNFGTNVFFSNLPLNNPLLTTRVFYDTFSRYGKILSCKLDSRKDIGFVYFEDDKTARNVIKMYNNTSFFGKKILCGIHFDKEVRSVPNFETQKSRLDAETIIEKEQSLNEKHSKGNDKESKNIHSSSQNSVFIKNLPTITTRDDILNFFSEVGPIKSIYLSNATKVKYLWAFVTYKNNNDSEKAIKRYNNFYFRGKKLLVTRAQDKEERAKFIESQKISTLFLENLSAVCNKEFLKYLCHQENIRPFKIQIDGYNENSSAYSGFIKFRNFEDATRIFNFLNNRLVGGSIVMTSWERQNNAPKYHDGYGMRNTHTSSHPQITPYYHYSHTNSLNSPHIRAPSSMNSSTRSLIKNKNFNKKVLETFEKQVRRGIDFMRFPSATRDENVHGIAEYIFDTYWNRDVLVLDKFLSLLNSSPYHEGVLQKQIEEAASSLGFKR; encoded by the coding sequence ATGTATTCTatttcaaacaaaaaacCTTCCATACTCAGTATGGTTCCCCTGAATATTCTAAAAAATCAGGAtttgaaagtaaaaaaagaacaagagaagaaaatatcattcaaTCCTGTAGTTACTCCTATTAGGCCAGACGACTACCATGAAAAATCATCCAGATCTTCAAGTTCGAGCCATTCTGATTCACCTGAATTTTTGAGAatcaataacaataaatcTTGTCacaaaaatggaaagtTGAAGGTttttgaaagtaaaaaaCTGGTTCCGTTATTTATTGGCGATCTTCATGAATCAGTTACTGAGGAAACTCTAAAAGggatcttcaaaaaatatcccTCTTTTGTCTCTGCCAAAGTTTGCCTTGATTCGGTGACAAAGAAATCATTAGGTCATGgttatttaaattttgaagataaagaagaagctgaaaaagCCATGGAAGAATTGAATTACACTGAGGTCAATGGTAAAGAAATTAGGATCATGCCATCACTGAGGAATACAACGTTTAGGAAGAATTTTGGCACCAATGTGTTTTTCTCAAATTTGCCCTTGAATAATCCATTATTAACAACAAGAGTGTTCTATGATACGTTTTCCAGATACGGCAAAATTCTATCATGTAAATTAGACTCAAGGAAAGATATAGGATTTgtatattttgaagacgACAAAACTGCAAGAAATGTGATCAAAATGTATAATAATACCagtttttttggtaaaaaaattctatgTGGAAtacattttgataaagaggTTAGAAGTgttccaaattttgaaacacAAAAATCACGATTAGATGCGGAAacaattattgaaaaagagcAATCTTTGAATGAGAAACATTCAAAGGGGAATGATAAGGAATCTAAGAATATTCACTCCTCATCTCAAAATTCTGTCTTCATTAAAAACCTGCCAACAATAACTACAAGAGAtgatattttaaattttttcagtgaAGTGGGCCCGATCAAGTCAATTTACCTATCCAATGCCACTAAAGTTAAATATCTTTGGGCATTTGTtacatataaaaataataatgactCAGAAAAGGCAATCAAGCGCTACAacaatttttatttcagAGGCAAAAAGCTTTTAGTAACCAGGGCACAGGACAAGGAAGAAAGGGCCAAATTTATAGAatctcaaaaaatatctacACTTTTTCTCGAAAATTTAAGTGCTGTCTGCAATAAGGAATTCCTTAAATACTTATGTCACCAAGAGAATATTAGACCGTTCAAGATTCAGATAGATGGGTACAACGAAAATTCCTCCGCTTATTCTGgattcatcaaattcagGAATTTTGAAGACGCTACGAGAATATTTaactttttgaataacCGTTTAGTGGGAGGAAGTATCGTCATGACATCTTGGGAAAGACAGAATAATGCACCAAAATACCATGACGGTTATGGAATGCGTAATACACACACCTCATCTCACCCACAAATTACCCCGTATTACCACTACTCACATACAAATAGTTTGAACTCCCCACACATAAGAGCTCCTTCGTCAATGAATAGCAGTACAAGGTCACtaataaagaataaaaatttcaataagAAAGTTTTGGAAACATTCGAAAAGCAGGTAAGAAGAGGTATAGATTTCATGAGATTTCCAAGTGCTACCAGAGATGAAAATGTGCATGGAATTGctgaatatatatttgaCACTTATTGGAATCGTGATGTATTAGTCTTggataaatttttatcgtTGTTAAATAGTAGTCCATATCACGAAGGTGTATTGCAAAAACAAATCGAAGAGGCCGCGAGCTCGTTAGGGTTTAAAAGATGA
- the HIS2 gene encoding histidinol-phosphatase (Histidinolphosphatase~similar to YFR025C): MHSHHSHSGDYSAHGTDPLNSVIDQVINLNFHTYCLTEHIPRIESKFIYPEEQALGKNSEEVIAKLETSFKNFMSHAQEIKARYADKPDVRTKFIIGMEIESCDMAHIEYAKRIMKENSGILKFCVGSVHHVNGIPIDFDQKQWYGSLHSFNDNLKDFLLSYFQSQYEMLANIKPLVVGHFDLYKLFLPDDMLVNQKSGQCDEETGVPVASLDIISEWPEIYDAVVRNLQFVDSYGGAIEINTSALRKGLKEPYPSKTLCNLVKKHCGSRFVLSDDAHGVAQVGVCYAKVKKYIVDVLQLEYICYLEERQPPQNGLSIRRLPISQFVNDPFWANI; encoded by the coding sequence ATGCACTCACACCATTCACATTCCGGCGACTATAGTGCCCACGGTACGGACCCTTTGAATTCCGTGATCGATCAAGTGATCAATCTTAACTTTCACACGTACTGTTTGACAGAGCACATACCAAGAATTGAGTCCAAGTTCATATACCCCGAAGAACAGGCATTGGGTAAGAATTCTGAAGAAGTCATAGCCAAGCTAGAAAcatccttcaaaaatttcatgaGTCATGCGCAAGAGATCAAGGCTCGTTATGCTGACAAACCTGATGTTCGGACTAAATTCATTATAGGTATGGAGATCGAAAGCTGTGACATGGCTCATATAGAATATGCGAAGAGAATCATGAAGGAGAATAGTGGtattttgaagttttgTGTGGGCTCGGTCCATCACGTCAACGGGATCCCCATTGATTTCGACCAAAAACAATGGTACGGTTCATTACATTCTTTCAATGataatttgaaagattttttaCTATCTTACTTCCAATCACAGTACGAAATGCTGGCCAATATTAAACCATTGGTCGTTGGCCACTTCGACCTTTACAAATTGTTTCTGCCCGATGACATGCTGGTAAATCAGAAATCGGGCCAATGTGATGAAGAAACTGGAGTTCCTGTAGCTTCACTGGATATCATCAGTGAATGGCCCGAAATATACGATGCAGTCGTAAGAAATTTACAGTTTGTAGACTCTTATGGGGGCGCAATTGAAATCAATACGTCCGCATTAAGAAAGGGCCTCAAGGAGCCGTACCCCAGCAAGACCTTGTGTAATCTGGTTAAGAAGCATTGCGGATCTAGGTTTGTTCTAAGTGATGACGCACACGGCGTGGCGCAGGTGGGCGTGTGTTACGCCAAGGTAAAGAAATACATAGTAGATGTGCTACAGTTAGAATACATATGTTACCTTGAAGAGCGCCAACCACCGCAGAATGGGCTATCTATAAGGAGATTACCGATTTCGCAATTCGTTAATGATCCCTTTTGGGCCAATATCTAA
- the LSB3 gene encoding Lsb3p (similar to YFR024C) produces MGINNPIPRNLKSETKKAAKILASFVKPNQVFGADQVIPPDVLKRAKGLAIITILKAGFLFSGRAGSGVIVARLKDGTWSAPSAIAMAGAGAGGMVGIELTDFVFILNTQDAVKSFSEFGTITLGGNVSVSAGPLGRSAEAAASASAGGVAAVFAYSKSKGLFAGVSVEGSAIIERREANRKFYGDNCTAKMILSGRIRPPPAVDPLFRVLESRAFNYRPSNSGRGSFDDDEDDYYDNDDYYNDIPSSFSSTDASSTRPNTRSTRRRAQSGSRYTFDDDDDDDDYGNGYSRSSRLGPTTSGGSGGKLDDPSGASSYYASHRRSGTAQSRTHPSRNSRWADDEYDDYDDDYESGYRRGNGRDRTKDREVDDLSNRFSKSRISSASTPQTSQGRFTAPTSPSTSSPKAVALYSFAGEESGDLPFRKGDVITILKKSDSQNDWWTGRVNGREGIFPANYVELV; encoded by the exons ATGGGTATCAACAATCCTATTCCTAGGAACTTAAAAAGTGAGACAAA aaaagccGCGAAAATTTTGGCTAGTTTTGTCAAACCAAACCAAGTTTTTGGTGCGGATCAGGTCATTCCTCCagatgttttgaaaagagcTAAAGGGTTGGCTATCATAACGATCCTGAAAGCTGGTTTTCTATTTTCCGGTAGAGCTGGTTCTGGTGTGATTGTCGCGAGATTGAAGGATGGCACATGGTCAGCTCCATCTGCCATTGCCATGGCAGGTGCTGGTGCTGGTGGGATGGTCGGGATAGAATTGACTGAtttcgttttcattttaaATACTCAGGATGCCGTTAAATCGTTCTCTGAATTCGGGACCATCACTTTGGGTGGTAACGTTTCTGTTTCTGCTGGGCCTCTTGGTAGAAGTGCAGAAGCTGCTGCATCAGCCTCTGCCGGCGGTGTGGCAGCGGTTTTTGCCTATTCCAAGAGTAAAGGTCTATTTGCAGGTGTTTCTGTGGAAGGTTCGGCCATTATAGAAAGAAGAGAGGCTAACAGGAAGTTTTATGGTGACAATTGTACTGCAAAAATGATTTTGTCCGGTAGGATAAGACCGCCTCCAGCTGTTGATCCATTGTTCCGTGTTTTAGAGTCCAGGGCATTTAATTATAGACCCTCCAATAGTGGCCGTGGTAGTTTCGATGACGACGAAGATGATTACTATGACAACGATGATTACTATAATGATATTCCTAGTTCATTCAGTTCCACAGACGCCTCCTCTACTAGACCTAATACAAGAtcaacaagaagaagagccCAGAGTGGTTCTCGTTATACTttcgatgatgatgatgacgatgatgattatGGTAATGGATATTCAAGGAGTTCAAGACTGGGCCCTACTACCAGTGGCGGTAGTGGCGGTAAACTTGATGACCCATCTGGAGCTTCAAGCTATTATGCCAGCCACAGAAGATCAGGTACTGCCCAATCAAGGACTCAtccttcaagaaattcaCGTTGGGCCGATGATGAGTACGATGATtatgatgatgattatgAATCCGGCTATAGACGTGGCAATGGAAGGGACAGGACGAAAGACCGTGAAGTCGATGACTTGTCCAACAGATTTTCTAAATCTAGGATCTCGTCTGCTTCAACGCCGCAAACTAGTCAGGGCAGATTTACTGCTCCAACATCTCCATCCACGTCCTCTCCAAAAGCCGTGGCATTGTATAGTTTTGCAGGAGAAGAGTCCGGAGATTTACCATTCAGAAAGGGTGATGTGATcacaattttgaaaaaatcagatTCTCAAAATGACTGGTGGACCGGGAGAGTTAATGGTAGAGAAGGTATATTCCCAGCAAATTACGTTGAACTAGTCTAA
- the ECO1 gene encoding Eco1p (Acetyltransferase~similar to YFR027W), protein MRARKSQRKTGSKTNLIQSKLQVNGGSKSNKLVKCDKCEMSYSSTSIEDRAIHEKYHTLQLHGRKWSPNWGSIIYTERNHSRTVHQSRSTGTITPLNSSPLKKGSPSITHQEEKIVCVRPDKSNGEVRAMMEIMTLVNNELNAPHDENDIWNSTTEEKGKAFVYIRNDRAIGIIIIESLYGGNGNVSDRGRWMVYDSRRLVQNVYPDFKIGISRIWVCKTARNLGIATKLIDIARENIVYGEIIPRCQIAWSQPTDSGGKLASKYNGIMHKSGKLLLPVYI, encoded by the coding sequence ATGAGAGCAAGGAAATCGCAAAGAAAAACGGGCAGCAAAACGAATCTTATCCAGTCTAAATTGCAAGTCAATGGTGGCTCGAAATCGAATAAACTGGTCAAGTGTGATAAATGTGAGATGTCATATTCCTCCACGTCAATAGAAGATCGCGCCATCCACGAGAAATACCACACTTTACAACTGCATGGACGTAAATGGTCGCCGAATTGGGGTTCTATAATATACACGGAACGGAACCATTCAAGGACGGTGCATCAATCAAGATCAACAGGGACAATAACGCCATTGAATTCCTcgcctttgaaaaaaggtaGTCCGTCTATCACCCACCAGGAGGAAAAGATTGTGTGTGTGAGACCAGATAAATCAAACGGTGAAGTCCGAGCCATGATGGAGATAATGACGCTAGTGAACAATGAGCTGAATGCCCCacatgatgaaaatgatatttGGAACAGCACCACAGAAGAGAAAGGCAAGGCCTTTGTGTACATAAGGAATGACAGGGCGATTGGGATAATAATTATAGAGAGCCTGTATGGAGGTAACGGTAATGTATCTGATCGTGGACGTTGGATGGTCTATGATTCTAGAAGATTGGTACAGAACGTGTACCCTGATTTCAAGATCGGCATATCGAGAATTTGGGTATGTAAGACAGCAAGGAACTTGGGTATCGCGACGAAATTGATTGATATTGCGagagaaaatattgttTATGGTGAAATTATTCCTAGGTGCCAGATAGCATGGTCGCAACCCACTGACAGCGGCGGAAAACTGGCTAGCAAATACAACGGCATTATGCATAAATCGGGCAAGCTGCTATTGcctgtatatatatga